In Spiroplasma chinense, the DNA window CATTTTTTTATTAGGAGAATAATATGAAAAAAGAAAGTTTAAAAAAAGAAGTTAAGATACTTAAAGAATTTAAAAAACGAATTAAAGAAATTTATGTAGAAAATAAGTTTCTAAAAATTAGTTTTAAAGTTAATGTATTTTTATTTTATATTGTTGCTTTATCTGTTATTTTACAAGCAACTGTAATTTCTAACCCAATTTTTAACTTTGTAAATATAGGGTTTTCAGCTTATATTTTATTAAATTTTACTATTATTGGATGATTTTCAACAGAGTTTTATTATAAGAGATTAAAGGTCTTTGAATTTGATATAGAATTAAACAAAAATAAATCATCAATTTCAAGAATAATTGACCTATCATCACCAAGTTTTATTTTTCACAGTATTTTAATTAGTTTTGCTTCAGTTTTAATTTTTGTATTTCAATTACTTACTACTTTTGAAGAAATAACAATTGTTGGTGAAATTGGAATAATTGCAATACACTTATTATTGATCCCAGCTTTTGTAAGAATGTTTGAAACAATCTTAGAAGTTATGGATAGAATGAAAAAACTTATGAATCACTATTTAGTAAGTCAATTTGAAAGTATGGCATATCTATTTGATGATGCTAAATTTGATAAAAACTACACTCACCTAATATTTGAAGAATATAATTTAGTATCAAGAAATAGTATTTTCTTAGTACTTGCAAAACATTTCAGTGATGAAGATAAAGAAGAAATAAAAAGAATAAATGAATTAATTTTAGAAAGATATAAACACCTTTGAATGGTATATACAGAGTTATATAGATTATTTAGAGATCAAAAAAACTTTGAAAACAAAAGACTTATGAAACTTTTAAGAATTAATTTAATTTCATTCCTATATATTTGAGAAGACTTCTTTAAATTTTAAAATAAACGTCAAATTAAACCAAGTTTTTAGGCTGGGTAAAATATTGATGTTTATTTTTTTTACATTTTTAATGTAAAAACCCCATTTGTTATATAATCTACATATGGAGGCAATTGTATGATTAAAAAAATAGGTGTTTTAACATCTGGAGGAGATGCTCCGGGTATGAATGCTGCAATTGCAGGTGTTATAAAAGCTGCAATTGCGAAAGGAATAGAGCCTTACGTTGTAAAAGACGGTTATAAGGGTCTTGTTAACAAACAAATAGAAAAAGTAGATAGTAAATTTGCTTCTGACATCATTTCAAAAGGTGGAACTATTATTGGTTCTGCTAGATTTGTTGAATTTAAAGATGAAGAAGTAAGAAAAGTGGCAGTTGAAAATTTAAAAGAAATTGGAATTGAAGCATTAGTAGTAATTGGTGGAGATGGAAGTTATCAGGGAGCTGAAAAACTTACACAATTAGGTATTAATTGTGTGGGTTTACCAGGAACAATTGATAACGATATTGTTTCATCAGACTACACAATTGGATTTGATACAGCTTTAAATACTGTTGTTAGATCAATTGATGCAATTCGTGATACTATGAATTCTCACAACAGATGTAGTGTTGTTGAAATCATGGGAAATGCTTGTGGAGATTTAACTCTATATGCAGCAACAGCAACTGGTGCTGAAGTATTTTCAACAAAAGAAAGTTTTTTAACTGAAGAAGAAATTTGTTTAGAAGTTAAAAAAATGGCAGACGCAGGAAAAAGAAGTGTGATAGTTGCTATTGCAGAAAAAATGTATCCAGATGCTCATAAATTGGCAGAAAAAATAGAACAAGCATCAGGTTATGTTACAAGAGCAACAATTCTTGGACATGTTCAAAGAGGAGGAATTCCTTCAGCAATGGACAGATATCTTGCAACAACAGCTGGAGTATTTGCTGTAGAACAATTGGTTGAAGGTAAAGGTGGATTATACATTGGAATGAGTGAAAATAAACTTGTTGCAAGAGATATTAATTCAACTCTAAATATGCCAAGAAAAGATCAAACAAAAGAATACGAACAGTTAAGAAAAATTAACAAAGTATTATAATTTTAGAAAGACAGGTTATATTATATGTTACAAAAAGAAATAGAATTTTATGAACCAAGTGAACTTAATAAAAAAATAAAAAGAACCAAAGTTGTTACAACTATTGGACCAAGCACAAACACAAAAGATGATATGAGAAAATTATTTGAAGCTGGAATGAACGTTATCAGATTAAACTTTTCTCATGGTAGTCAAAGTGAACATATTGAAAAAATTAAATCAGCAAGAGAATTAAGAGAAGAATTAGAAAAACCAATTTCAATCCTTTTAGATACTAAAGGACCTGAAATCCGTGTTGGTAAAATGATTGATGGAGCTCAAGAAGTAAAAGCTGGAAGTGATATTAGAATTTATACTACTGAAAAAGAATATGCTTCAAGAGAATGTAAAGCTACAGAAATGACAGTATCTTACGATATGAGTGTTGACTTAAAAGCTGGAGACACAATTCTTGTAGATGATGGAAAGTTAACATTAAACGTTTTAAATGTTGAACCAGGACTTGTAAATTGTAGAGCTTTTAATGCTCATACATTAAAAACAAACAAAAGAATTAACTTACCAGGTGTTGACTTCTCTTTACCTTTCTTAAGTGCTAAAGATGTTGATGATATTAGATTTGGAGCAAAAAATGGTATTGACTATATAGCAGCTTCATTTGTAAATACAGCTCAAAACATTAAAGATATTAAAAAAATCTTAAAAGAAGAAAATGCAGAACACATTCAAATTATTTCAAAAATAGAATCTAAAATTGGTATTTTAAATATTGATGAAATAATTGAAGAAGGTGATGGAGTTATGGTTGCTCGTGGAGATTTAGGATTAGAAATTCCTTTTTATGAAGTACCTTACTGAGAAAAACAAATCATCAGAAAATGTAGAGCAAAAGGAAAACAAGTTATTGTTGCAACTCAAATGTTAGAATCAATGACAGACAATCCTCAACCAACAAGAGCAGAAGTTACTGACGTATACTACGCTACTGAAATGGGAGCAGACGCTACAATGTTATCTGGAGAATCTGCAGCTGGAATTTATCCTTTTATTACAACAGAAACTATGTCAACAATTAACAAACGTGCTGAATTAAGTTTTTATGGAAAAATCTATTATGATAGAGCTTTAGAAGTTGCTAGAAATTCAAGTTCTGGTAAAAGAGCTCAAATAGCTGACGAACTTTCAAATATTACAAGAAATGGTAAATATGAATTTGCAGTAGTTCTTTCAAGAACTGGTGAATTATTAAAAACAATTTCAAAATTTAGACCAAACGTAACTATTTTAGGAGTTTGTGAAACTGAAAAATTATGAACTGCATTTGGTGCATGACATTCAATCTTTATGAACAAAGTAGATTCAATTGATGAAGCTATTGCAAATCCTTCAGTGATTTCAGAAATTGCAAGATCTTGAGGAGCTAAAAAAGGTACTGAAATTTTAGTTGTTAGATCTGAAGAAATTAAAATTGTAACAGTGTAATAAAACTAACCAAAATAACAAGAAGTTTGTAAATGATTTAGAACTAGAACAATCTAGAGCGTTTAAAAATTATCTTCTTTGGATTTTGATATAAACAACCTTAAAAAAGTTGTTTTTTTTGTATAAAAATAAGGAAATTTTTCTACTTATTTATAATTATTTAAAAAAATAAAAAAATTAAGTTTATAATAAAATTATTAATAAACATTACAATTATCAATTGATTGGTTGCTTGCTAGTGTGACAAAAGTAGAGATAAGTCATTTTTTTCCACTTTACAATTAAATATAAATACTAATAATTATGAATTAAATAAAATAGGAGGTATTTAAATATGAAAATAGTTTTGAAAAGTTTTGCATCATTGATTGTAACTTTTTCTGTTGCAACTAATGTTGTATCGTGTGGTGCTCGAATAATAGATGTTGATATAAATAAAGATAATGGAGATAAGTCAATTTCATTATACGAGTATTTAGGAGATACTAGAAGAATACTGATAGATACTAATGAAGCTTCCATTAACGGAAGTTTTAGTGAAGAAAGAGCAATAGAAATACTTCAAGAAAGAATAAGATTAGAAATACATTCTGATTTTAATAAAGATTTATTTAATTTTAATCACATTTATGGCCTTGTGTCAGATGGATATATTTTAGTTAGTCCCAAAGATGGTAAGAGTGGCTTTGATCAAAATAGCAAGGCATATTATTATATTTTAGGCATCCACTCAGAACCATATGTCCCAAGCGTATCGGGAAAATTTTCATGATGAGTGATTGATGCCTATTCAAAAATTATGAAAGATAAATGTTTATTTTTGAAAAACAAATATTTAAGTGAGGGTCATTATAAGGTAGAGTCAAAGATCTATCAAGAATATTTAAGAAGACAAATTCAATACCAAATGTTAAGAGTAATTTTAAGTAAAATTGAAGTATCTGGTGATAAACCGGAAGATGGTGAACTAACGCAAGGTATTGAAATAGAAGAAATAGTATTGGATAACCTTTATAAAAGTTTAAAAGATGAATTGCTAGAAGAAACACTTTATGATGTAGAACGAATAATAAATTATGCAAAAAATTTCATTATATAACAAAATAAAATTTGTAATTTGGTTGGTGGTCGGGCGAAAGAGGAAATGAATGAAAAAATTAATGAGTATAATTGGTGCGCTTGGTATTTTAATAACCGGAGCATCTCAAAGTTGTCTTTATATGAATAATAATAAGGAAGAATTTTTACGAGAAAGTAATAAAATTTCTAGAAAAATAAATTTATCAGAACAAAAATTTGAAAAAGTTGAACTTGATATAGAAGGTGTAAAAGATATTGCAATTATAGAAATTGTCGCAATACAAAATTTGATAGAAAAACCTAATAAAACTCCAATTCAAGCAGATTTTTTAAGACATTATTTAGAACAAAAAGAACAATATGTAACTCTTGGGGCTATAAGTGTTTTGCCAAAAGTTGGTCAAAAAATTACTTTTAACTATAATGTTGTAGCATTACCAAGTAATTATCAGTATTCGGGAATTGCTAATTTTACTATTATATTAACTAACTCTGGGATTCAAACAGAAATCCCTTTAGAAGCAAATGAAAATATTTCTTACTCTGATAATTATAGATTATGAACGGGAGGGTGAGTGTGAGACTCATATACTTCAAATAAAAAATTTGCTGTTGTTAATTGAAGAAAATTTGCAGATACTTGAACAGAATTTTAAATATTTTTTCACTAGGAATTAATAAACAAGTTATTAAATTTGATATTAGGGCGAATGCAGCTACTGATTTTTATGCTTCGCAATCAATTAACACCACAATAGAAGTGAATCTAACAAATATAACTGAAAAGAAAACTAAAATTGAGGGGGTTGGACAATATATTGATATTTACGGAACTGTGGGTACTTCTAAAGTGGAAGCTAGTTTCGTGTCATCTATTTATAGAGATAACACATTTATTTATGTAGAATTTGACTTCCATTTAGGAATTGGGGCAGCTGCAACAAGATATGTGAGCATGAAAGCTGAAGCAGATAATCTAAGATTTAGTTAAATTTTTTAAAAATAAGGAGTGGTTGAATAAGTAACAAGATTACAAAAAAAGAATTATTGTTATTTTGATTATTTAAATTAAACCTAAGAAATAAGCAAGATTGCTTATTTTTTTGCTTTTTATATAAACATTACCTTCAAAGTGTTATAATTTTTTTGATACAAAAAAGGAGAAAAAAACATGAAACTATATAACTTAGAAGATAAAGTTAAAAGAACCAAAGTTATTACAACAATTGGACCATCTGTACACTCAAAAGAAGCTTTAAAAGAATTATTTGAAAAAGGGATGACAACAATTCGTTTAAACTTCTCACATGCTGATTTTGAAGAACATGGAGCAAGATTTGAGTGAGTTAAAGAATTAAGAAAAGAAATTAACAAACCAATATCAATCCTTTTAGATACTAAAGGACCTGAAATTCGTGTTGGTAAAATGAAAGACGGGAAACAAGAAATTAAAGCTGGAACTGAAGTTACAGTTTACACAAACCCAGAAGAATTTACAACAAGAGAATGTGGACCTACTGAATTACAAATGTCATATGACATGTCACAAGATGTTAAAGTTGGAGATAAAGTATTAGTAGATGATGGAAAATTAAACATGACAGTTACTGATGTTAAACCAGGACTTGTTATGTGTAAAGCATTTAACACACACTTAGTAAAAAACAACAAACGTGTTAACTTACCAGGAGTTGACTTTACATTACCATTCTTAGCAGAAAAAGATTACAATGATATCAAATTTGGAATTAAAAACGATATCGATTATGTAGCTGCATCATTTGTAAATACTGCAGAAAACGTAAAAGAAATCAGAAACTTATTAAAAGAAAATGGTGGAGAACACATCCAAATCATTTCAAAAATCGAATCACAAATCGGAATTGACAACATTGATGCAATTATCGATGCAAGTGATGGAATCATGGTTGCTCGTGGAGATTTAGGATTAGAAATTCCTTACTACGAAGTACCTTACTGAGAAAAACAAATCATTAGAAAATGTAGAGAAAAAGGTAAATTAGTTGTTGTTGCAACTCAAATGTTAGAATCAATGACAGATAACCCAGCTCCAACTAGAGCAGAAGTTACTGACGTTTACTATGCTACAGAATTAGGATCAGATGCTACAATGTTATCTGGAGAATCTGCAAACGGAGATTACCCATTCATTACAACTGAAACTATGTCAACAATTAACAAACGTGCTGAAATTGAATTTTATGGAAAACTATACTATGAAAAACAATTAGAAAACGCAAGAAAAACAACATCAGGAAAAAGAGCTGACATTGCAAATGAATTAGCAAACAAAGCTATTGATGGAAAATACGAATATGCAGTTGTTGCATCAAGAACTGGTGAATTATTAAAAACAGTTTCAAAATTCAGACCAAACGTAACTATTTTAGGAGTTAGTGCTGAAGAAAAATTATGAACAGCATTTGGTGTATGACACTCAATCTTTATGAGTAAAGTTGAAAACTTTGATGAATTCTTAACTGATGAAAAAGAAATTTCAGAAGTTGCAAAATCATGAGGAGCAAAACCAGGAGAAAAAATCCTATTTGTAAGAAACGAAGACATTAAAGAAATTACTGTTGCTTAATTTTAAAAAATAATTATATTGTTTAAAAAGACTTGAAAGAGTCTTTTTTCTTTTGTTTAAATACATCAGGTCTTTAAAAATTAATTTTACTTATTATTATTATTATTATTATATTATTAGGGTGTAAGGCAAAGTGATGTTTGTCTGAATGAGTAAAGGAAGAAGAAAATTATGAAAAAAATATTAAGTATTTTAGGCTCAACTTTATTGGTGGTGCCAGGAACAACATCAACAATTTCTTGTGGTCCGCCAAAAAAGGATAGTAATAAATTAGAAGATATTATAAAAGTAACTGACTTAGGAGAATTTGATTCATTTTTGGATATAACTATCAGTAAATCAACTCTTTACGATAGATTTGTTGAACTAAACAATAAGATTGAACCTGGTGATGTGTTATTGTATCTTTTTGATGATAGTTCTGCATATATTGTTCCCGACATTTTTTCAAATAAAACTGGAAGGGTTAAAATAACCTTTACAGTTAAACAAGAAAATTCGTTAAAAAGTTTTATCACACAAACTGATTTGGGTACAATTGAGAATAAAAAAAGCGAAACAATTATTAATAAATTAAAAGAGTTAAATCCTCAAATAGATGAGCTGGAATATCCAAGTATTCGTGTAGATAACACTTTTGATTTATTTGAAGATAGTCAAACCATTTCTAACAGAGGTTTTGAACAACCAGGAGTGGTATCAGTAACTTTCAAAGTAGGATAAAAAAATATAGATATCAAAAACACTTAACCACTTATTAAGTGTTTTTTTACTGTCGATTAAAGTAATTTTTAAATAACGATGTTAAATACAACAGGTCTTTAAAAATCAATTTACTTATTATTATTATTATTATATTATTAGGGTGTAAGGCAAAGTGATGTTTGTCTGAATGAGTAAAGGAAGAAGAAAATTATGAAAAAAATATTAAGTATTTTAGGCTCAACTTTATTGGCAGTGCCAGGAACAACATCAACAATTTCTTGTGGTCCGCCAAAAAAGGAAAATAAGTTAGAAAATCTTATAAAAGTAACTGACTTAGGAGAATTTGAAAATTTTAGAAGTCTAATTGGTAATGTGGATATAGAGGAAAGACTTATGGAATTAAACGAAGATCTCGAAAATTGATATTTTTCGTTATACATTATTGACGATAGTTCAGCATATGTTGTTCCAACTAGTTTATCTAATAAAACAGGTATGGTTAAAGTGACTTTTACTATTAAACAAGAAAATGAGTTCAAGAATTATGTTACACAAACTAATTTGGGTAACATAGAAAATAATGAGAAGAAAACAATTATTAATAAGTTTAAGGAGTTAAATCCACAAATCGATGACCTAGAATCTCCATATATTACCGTTGAGAATGAATTTAATTTATTTGAAGATAGTCAAACCATTTCTAACAGAGGTTTTGACCAACCAGGAATAGTATCAGTAACTTTCACAGTAGGATAAAAAAATATAGATATCAAAAACACTTAACCACTTATTAAGTGTTTTTTTACTGTCAATTAAAGCAATTTTTAAAAAAATATGAATTTTTAAAAATTAATGTATAATTTTTATGGTTGTAAATTTAAGAAAATAAATAAACATATATTAAGAAAGGAAAGTAAAAATGAAAATCACTTTATTAGATGGACAAGTTAAAAGTTATGACGAACCAAGAAAAGTTCTTGACATAGCTGGAGACATTGCCACAAGTTTAAAGAAGAAGTGTGTGGGAGCACTTATTAACGGAAAGGAAGTAGTTCCTTCTGAAGCAATGATCAATAGAGATTGTAAATTAGAATTAATTACTGAAAGACACGAACTTTTCAGTAGAGTTGTAAACTATACTGCAAAATTAGTAACATGTCTTGCTTTAGAAAGAGTATTTCCTGAAGGTGAAGTTGTACCTTACGAAGATAATTTAGACACTGATGAATTTTTTGCTTTCTTTGATTACGAAAAGGGATTAAAGTTTGACGATTTAAAAGAAGTTGAACTGGAAGCAAATAAAATAATTAAGGAAAGTTTAGAATTTAACTTCAATACTACAAGTCTTGAAGGATATGTTGAAGAAATGAAAAAAACAGGTTCAAGTGAAGAATTTATCAATTGAACTTTAGATTTAAATGAAAAAAGTTATATTAAATTAGCAATAGGGGTATTGGGTGGTGTTCCATTCTTAGCTCGTTACGCAACACTTGCAAAAACAAGTGATCTGTTTAAAATAGAATTCACACAATTAACAGGAGTATCTGTTGAAAATGGTGATGTACAAAAATCTATTTATAAAATTCATGGTTTAACTGCAATTAGTGAAAAAGACTTTAAAGAATTGGTAGAAAAAATAGAAGAAATTAAAGCAAGTGATCACAAAAACATTGCAAAAAATTTAGAAATTTATCACTTAGATCCTTTAATTGGACAAGGATTACCAATTTGATTACCAAATGGTGCAGTTTTAAAACAAGAAATAAAAAAATATTTAATGGAAAAAGAATTTGAATATGACTTTATTCAAATTGAAACTCCAGTAATTGGAACTTCAGATTTATATAAAACATCAGGACACTGAGAACACTATAGAGATGATATGTTTGCTCCAATGTTCTTACCAAAAGAAGAAATGGTTTTAAAACCTATGAGTTGTCCACACCACATTAGTGTATACAACTTTAAACCAAGAAGTTACAAAGACTTACCATTAAGATTTGCAGAACATGCTTTACAACATAGATACGAATCTTCTGGAAGTTTAACTGGTTTGGAAAGAGTTAGAGCTATGGAACTTACAGATTCACATATCTTTGTAAGACCAGATCAAGTAAAAGAAGAATTCAAAAGATGTTTCAACTTAATTCAAGAAGTATTGGCAACTTTTGATATTAAAGTGGACTATTTATCTTTATCTTTAAGAGATCCTAAAGATAAAGAAAAATACTTTGATGATGATAAAATGTGAAACAATGCTGAAAGCGAATTAGAAGATGTGTTAAAAGAAATGGATTTAGAATACAAAAAAATGCCAGGTGAAGCTGCATTCTATGGACCTAAATTAGATATTCAAGCAAAAACTTCAATTGGACATGAAATTACTGTTTCAACTATTCAACTTGATTTCTTGTTACCACAAAAATTTGATTTAAAATACATTGGACCTAAAGGGGAAAATGAAAGACCAATTATGATTCATAGAGGATTGGTTGGAACTTATGAAAGATTTGTATCAGTTCTTTTAGAACAAACAAAAGGTGTTTTACCTTTATGATGTGCACCAAAACAAGTACAAATAATACCTGTAAATATCGTTGCAAACTCTGATTATGCAGAACAAGTTAGAGTTGAATTGAGAAAAAATTTAATTAGATCTGAAATTGATAAAAGAGATGAAAGATTAAGTTACAAAATTAGAGAAGCACAAGTTAGAAAAGTGCCTTATCAATTAGTTCTTGGTGAAAACGAACAAAAAAATGGAACTGTAACATACAGAACCTATGGAAGTGAAGAACAAATTACTGTTAGCTTACAAGAATTTATCGATAAATTAAGAGAAAAAATAGATAGAAAAGTTTATGGTTAAACACTATTAAAATAGGAGAAATAACAATGAATAAAAAGTCTGTAAAAATACAAGATGAAATAAATCAACTTGAAAAAGAAGATTTTAGTGTCTTGGATAAAGAGCATGGATTTATGGTTGCTGGAATACTTGGAGGTTTTTCAGCAGCCATTCATAAAATGGAATACTTGTTTATTAAACAAATTCTACTTGGTGTACTTGGAGGAATTATTTTAGCTGCAGGTTATACAGCTGTTGTATTTGCTACAGTAACTAAACCAGGAATGGATCCAATCTTTTTAGGAATTCTTTTCCCAGGATGTATTATTACTATTACATTCTTAGGAGGAGGTTTATACACTTCTCATGTTGTGTCAACAATTCCAACAATTAAAAAAACAATCTTTGTTGAAGATTATTTAAAAGGAATACTTGGTGTTTTATTAGGAAACTTTTTAGGAACATTATTCTTTGTAATAATCTTTACATTAGCAGGTGCCCACACAAATAGTGCTGTTTTTGCAAAAGCATATTCAATGGGTATTCATAAAATGTTTGAAGCTGGAGAAAGCAATAGTGCAAAAACAATTGTTATTTCAGTAATTGCAGTATTTGCAAGTGGTATTTTGTGTAACATTATGGTTTCATCAACTTTACCATTAACTAGTGCTTCTAAAAATACTTTAGCTCCATTCTTCTTGTTCTTATTCCCAATAGCATTCTTTGTTATTTCAGGATATCAGCATGCCCCTGCAAATACTTTCTTCTTGTGAATGATGATTTCAGAAAACATCTTTCACTTTGGAAGTGATGCACTTCAAAATACATATCACATAAATGAACAATGAGTTGATATTGTAAAATACATATTTATCAATTTAATTCCTGCAATTTTAGGTAATTGAGTTGGTGGAGCAATCATACTTCCTGGAATTTTACACTTAATTAATAGTGATATTACAAATGTTTTCTTTAAAAAAGAAAGATTAAAATTTTTAAATCACCAATTAGGTAGAATTCAAGAAAAAGAAGAGGCTAAAAAACTTAAATTAGAACAAAAAGCTAAAAACAAAAGTGTAAAAAAACTTTAAAAAATATAAAACTCTAATATCTTTTAGAGTTTTTGTTGTATAAAATTAGAGTTAGAAAGCGTGATATTATGGCTGAGAAATTTAGCTCTGAAAAAGCATTTAGTAAAAAGAAAATGTTTGCAACAATTAGAATGATTGGAGAAGGAGTTAAAAACTATCCTATCAATTTCTTTTTCTTGGTTTTTGTAAATATTTTTGAATCGATTTTTTTCTCAACCACAACAATAGTTGTAAGAGAAATGACAGAAGCTATTAATAATACCGTAGATCAAACAAGTCAATTTTGAGGCATGAGTATTCACTGGACAGTTTGAATATATATTGGGATAGGTTTTTATCTATGTTTGCTTTTCTTTGACTTCTTTACAAACTTTTTATCTCAATTATTTGCAAAGAAATTAGAAATTCATTTAAGACAAAAAGCACTATCACATATTGTAAATATTGATATTAGTTATTATTCTAAAAATCAAATTGGTTTAATAATGTCAAGAATTATAAATGATACAGAAAATGTGGGTAGCGCGTTTAATGATTTCTTTTTAAATTTAATATATATGATTGCAAGTATGACA includes these proteins:
- the pyk gene encoding pyruvate kinase, with translation MLQKEIEFYEPSELNKKIKRTKVVTTIGPSTNTKDDMRKLFEAGMNVIRLNFSHGSQSEHIEKIKSARELREELEKPISILLDTKGPEIRVGKMIDGAQEVKAGSDIRIYTTEKEYASRECKATEMTVSYDMSVDLKAGDTILVDDGKLTLNVLNVEPGLVNCRAFNAHTLKTNKRINLPGVDFSLPFLSAKDVDDIRFGAKNGIDYIAASFVNTAQNIKDIKKILKEENAEHIQIISKIESKIGILNIDEIIEEGDGVMVARGDLGLEIPFYEVPYWEKQIIRKCRAKGKQVIVATQMLESMTDNPQPTRAEVTDVYYATEMGADATMLSGESAAGIYPFITTETMSTINKRAELSFYGKIYYDRALEVARNSSSGKRAQIADELSNITRNGKYEFAVVLSRTGELLKTISKFRPNVTILGVCETEKLWTAFGAWHSIFMNKVDSIDEAIANPSVISEIARSWGAKKGTEILVVRSEEIKIVTV
- a CDS encoding lipoprotein, yielding MKKILSILGSTLLAVPGTTSTISCGPPKKENKLENLIKVTDLGEFENFRSLIGNVDIEERLMELNEDLENWYFSLYIIDDSSAYVVPTSLSNKTGMVKVTFTIKQENEFKNYVTQTNLGNIENNEKKTIINKFKELNPQIDDLESPYITVENEFNLFEDSQTISNRGFDQPGIVSVTFTVG
- a CDS encoding lipoprotein; the protein is MKKILSILGSTLLVVPGTTSTISCGPPKKDSNKLEDIIKVTDLGEFDSFLDITISKSTLYDRFVELNNKIEPGDVLLYLFDDSSAYIVPDIFSNKTGRVKITFTVKQENSLKSFITQTDLGTIENKKSETIINKLKELNPQIDELEYPSIRVDNTFDLFEDSQTISNRGFEQPGVVSVTFKVG
- the thrS gene encoding threonine--tRNA ligase encodes the protein MKITLLDGQVKSYDEPRKVLDIAGDIATSLKKKCVGALINGKEVVPSEAMINRDCKLELITERHELFSRVVNYTAKLVTCLALERVFPEGEVVPYEDNLDTDEFFAFFDYEKGLKFDDLKEVELEANKIIKESLEFNFNTTSLEGYVEEMKKTGSSEEFINWTLDLNEKSYIKLAIGVLGGVPFLARYATLAKTSDLFKIEFTQLTGVSVENGDVQKSIYKIHGLTAISEKDFKELVEKIEEIKASDHKNIAKNLEIYHLDPLIGQGLPIWLPNGAVLKQEIKKYLMEKEFEYDFIQIETPVIGTSDLYKTSGHWEHYRDDMFAPMFLPKEEMVLKPMSCPHHISVYNFKPRSYKDLPLRFAEHALQHRYESSGSLTGLERVRAMELTDSHIFVRPDQVKEEFKRCFNLIQEVLATFDIKVDYLSLSLRDPKDKEKYFDDDKMWNNAESELEDVLKEMDLEYKKMPGEAAFYGPKLDIQAKTSIGHEITVSTIQLDFLLPQKFDLKYIGPKGENERPIMIHRGLVGTYERFVSVLLEQTKGVLPLWCAPKQVQIIPVNIVANSDYAEQVRVELRKNLIRSEIDKRDERLSYKIREAQVRKVPYQLVLGENEQKNGTVTYRTYGSEEQITVSLQEFIDKLREKIDRKVYG
- a CDS encoding formate/nitrite transporter family protein, with amino-acid sequence MNKKSVKIQDEINQLEKEDFSVLDKEHGFMVAGILGGFSAAIHKMEYLFIKQILLGVLGGIILAAGYTAVVFATVTKPGMDPIFLGILFPGCIITITFLGGGLYTSHVVSTIPTIKKTIFVEDYLKGILGVLLGNFLGTLFFVIIFTLAGAHTNSAVFAKAYSMGIHKMFEAGESNSAKTIVISVIAVFASGILCNIMVSSTLPLTSASKNTLAPFFLFLFPIAFFVISGYQHAPANTFFLWMMISENIFHFGSDALQNTYHINEQWVDIVKYIFINLIPAILGNWVGGAIILPGILHLINSDITNVFFKKERLKFLNHQLGRIQEKEEAKKLKLEQKAKNKSVKKL
- the pfkA gene encoding 6-phosphofructokinase, with the protein product MIKKIGVLTSGGDAPGMNAAIAGVIKAAIAKGIEPYVVKDGYKGLVNKQIEKVDSKFASDIISKGGTIIGSARFVEFKDEEVRKVAVENLKEIGIEALVVIGGDGSYQGAEKLTQLGINCVGLPGTIDNDIVSSDYTIGFDTALNTVVRSIDAIRDTMNSHNRCSVVEIMGNACGDLTLYAATATGAEVFSTKESFLTEEEICLEVKKMADAGKRSVIVAIAEKMYPDAHKLAEKIEQASGYVTRATILGHVQRGGIPSAMDRYLATTAGVFAVEQLVEGKGGLYIGMSENKLVARDINSTLNMPRKDQTKEYEQLRKINKVL
- the pyk gene encoding pyruvate kinase, with amino-acid sequence MKLYNLEDKVKRTKVITTIGPSVHSKEALKELFEKGMTTIRLNFSHADFEEHGARFEWVKELRKEINKPISILLDTKGPEIRVGKMKDGKQEIKAGTEVTVYTNPEEFTTRECGPTELQMSYDMSQDVKVGDKVLVDDGKLNMTVTDVKPGLVMCKAFNTHLVKNNKRVNLPGVDFTLPFLAEKDYNDIKFGIKNDIDYVAASFVNTAENVKEIRNLLKENGGEHIQIISKIESQIGIDNIDAIIDASDGIMVARGDLGLEIPYYEVPYWEKQIIRKCREKGKLVVVATQMLESMTDNPAPTRAEVTDVYYATELGSDATMLSGESANGDYPFITTETMSTINKRAEIEFYGKLYYEKQLENARKTTSGKRADIANELANKAIDGKYEYAVVASRTGELLKTVSKFRPNVTILGVSAEEKLWTAFGVWHSIFMSKVENFDEFLTDEKEISEVAKSWGAKPGEKILFVRNEDIKEITVA